The proteins below are encoded in one region of Polynucleobacter sp. AP-Elch-400A-B2:
- a CDS encoding MBL fold metallo-hydrolase, translating into MKSLRRKLMAFEKHIGNYLLPSGIEIFERGWLSANNVLLFGEEDISLVDSGYCAHQQMTVDLVTNELQEQGLNKLNKVVNTHLHSDHCGGNAALSEVFDCEIWIPEAEAIAVRDWDENLLSFEELGQECPRFTHHAILVPGEEIILGSYRWQILAAPGHDNHSVMLYQEQHQILISADALWEEGFGVIFPELWGEGGFEEVAQTLELIEGLPVALVIPGHGKPFTDVRKSIETAKSRLDYLSSDPDRNARHGAKVLLKYKLLEWRSLEMPKVKQWIAGTPVLQNIRKQLNMSAEDFQVWLVEALVKSNAAFIQKDCLVNIA; encoded by the coding sequence TTGAAATCACTGCGCAGAAAACTGATGGCATTTGAAAAGCACATCGGCAATTACTTGCTCCCATCCGGAATAGAGATTTTCGAGCGCGGGTGGTTATCAGCAAACAATGTTTTACTCTTTGGTGAGGAAGATATATCACTGGTTGATAGTGGGTACTGTGCGCACCAGCAGATGACTGTTGATCTAGTCACTAATGAACTGCAGGAGCAGGGTTTAAATAAGCTCAATAAAGTAGTCAACACCCACCTGCATTCCGATCATTGCGGGGGTAACGCAGCTTTATCAGAAGTATTTGATTGCGAGATATGGATACCAGAGGCGGAGGCAATCGCGGTGCGAGACTGGGATGAGAATTTACTCAGTTTTGAAGAGCTAGGACAAGAGTGTCCACGCTTCACACACCATGCCATTCTCGTGCCTGGCGAAGAAATTATCTTGGGCTCTTATCGCTGGCAAATTCTGGCTGCTCCAGGCCATGACAACCATTCAGTTATGTTGTACCAAGAGCAGCATCAAATCTTGATCTCTGCCGATGCGTTGTGGGAGGAGGGTTTTGGAGTTATCTTTCCTGAGCTCTGGGGCGAGGGCGGCTTTGAAGAAGTTGCGCAGACCTTAGAATTGATTGAAGGGCTCCCCGTTGCCTTGGTTATTCCTGGACATGGCAAGCCTTTTACGGATGTCAGGAAGTCGATTGAGACCGCAAAATCCCGCCTTGATTACCTCTCCAGTGATCCTGATCGCAATGCACGTCATGGGGCTAAGGTGCTCCTGAAGTACAAACTATTGGAATGGCGAAGTCTCGAGATGCCAAAGGTAAAGCAATGGATCGCAGGAACACCAGTATTACAAAATATACGCAAGCAACTCAATATGAGTGCTGAAGATTTTCAAGTCTGGTTGGTGGAGGCTTTAGTGAAGTCGAATGCAGCCTTTATCCAGAAAGATTGTCTAGTTAACATTGCTTGA
- a CDS encoding pseudouridine synthase → MTKPISLEKILFSQGFGTRRYCSDLVYADLIKVNGVPADDPDERIATEGLMLNVEGKDWEFHEKAYIAFNKPPNYECSHKTTHHPSVYSLLPKPFVERGLQCVGRLDFDTTGLILISDDGQFIHRMTTPKKNIGKVYEITTPEPITQKQIDHLLTGVVLDDDPKPCFATACQQLGEHVLAMTIVEGRYHQVKRMMAAAGNHVAKLHRTEIGQYIMPADLPEGEWRWLYPDDLQKLSQSVGAPNV, encoded by the coding sequence ATGACCAAACCAATCTCTCTCGAAAAAATACTATTTAGCCAAGGCTTTGGCACCAGGCGCTATTGCAGCGATTTAGTCTATGCCGACTTAATCAAGGTCAATGGTGTTCCAGCCGATGATCCAGATGAACGGATTGCTACCGAGGGATTAATGCTCAATGTTGAGGGTAAAGATTGGGAGTTTCATGAAAAGGCCTATATTGCTTTTAACAAGCCACCAAACTATGAGTGCTCTCATAAAACTACGCATCACCCCAGCGTCTACAGTTTGTTGCCTAAACCTTTTGTGGAGCGAGGCTTGCAATGCGTCGGGCGCTTAGACTTTGACACTACTGGCTTAATTTTGATTTCGGATGATGGTCAGTTTATTCATAGGATGACCACGCCCAAGAAAAACATCGGCAAGGTATATGAGATCACCACTCCTGAGCCCATTACCCAAAAGCAAATCGATCATTTATTAACAGGCGTTGTGTTGGATGATGATCCAAAACCCTGTTTTGCTACAGCATGTCAGCAGCTTGGAGAGCATGTTTTAGCAATGACTATTGTTGAGGGCCGCTATCATCAAGTAAAACGAATGATGGCAGCAGCAGGTAATCATGTTGCCAAGCTACACCGTACCGAAATCGGACAATACATCATGCCAGCAGATTTGCCTGAGGGTGAGTGGCGCTGGTTATACCCAGATGATTTACAGAAACTATCTCAGAGTGTAGGAGCTCCCAATGTCTAA
- a CDS encoding phasin family protein: protein MIKNPFDLNVIANQTKGMKAAQAAGQVALTSAQEIAQLNQRAAQELSSRMQAKVAELMKTQDPKSVFDSVHAEVLQDAAKEVAEYQSQLFQAFASGNKELAKIAETMIKESQHDLIHFVNEATQNSPAGAEPYTSIFKTSFNNALQNFDQIRAAMTDSFSNFEKSMEHMNQFSAGQKDGSAQKPKKK from the coding sequence ATGATTAAGAATCCATTTGACCTGAATGTAATAGCAAATCAGACCAAGGGCATGAAGGCTGCTCAGGCAGCTGGCCAGGTAGCACTAACAAGCGCTCAAGAGATTGCTCAACTAAATCAGCGAGCTGCACAAGAGCTCTCCTCCCGAATGCAAGCCAAAGTAGCAGAGCTCATGAAAACGCAGGATCCTAAGTCAGTATTTGATTCTGTACATGCTGAGGTTTTGCAAGATGCAGCAAAAGAGGTGGCCGAGTATCAGTCCCAACTATTCCAAGCCTTCGCTAGCGGAAATAAAGAGTTGGCAAAAATTGCCGAGACAATGATTAAAGAGTCGCAGCATGACTTAATTCATTTTGTGAACGAGGCAACACAAAATTCTCCTGCGGGTGCTGAGCCATATACCTCGATATTTAAAACCTCTTTTAATAATGCATTGCAGAATTTTGATCAGATTCGTGCGGCTATGACAGATTCATTTTCAAACTTTGAGAAGAGTATGGAGCATATGAATCAATTTTCGGCTGGGCAGAAAGATGGCTCCGCACAAAAACCGAAGAAAAAATAG
- a CDS encoding sulfite exporter TauE/SafE family protein: protein MTSFFQAFNDHSTAFFVFAAISIILVGISKSGFGAGLGVLSLPLMASQSSINEALAVMLPLLIAIDLVGLRRFLKNADWRILKLVLLPAAFGMLLGYLFFSAITPKILSLSIGIFTFLFLIQSVVMSRIDLKEAKSFPWLGRLMGGVSGFTSFVAHLGGPPITIYMLREKVSPIVYSSTLGVFFTVMNFGKLVPYAYLDLLNFNQLSTSILFLPLVPSGVYLGFYLAKKISAKWYFIIVQFFLLVSSIKLITDGLLA from the coding sequence ATGACTTCTTTTTTTCAAGCCTTTAACGACCACTCCACTGCTTTTTTTGTATTTGCGGCGATTAGTATCATTCTTGTGGGTATTTCTAAAAGTGGGTTCGGTGCTGGCCTAGGAGTGCTTTCATTACCGCTGATGGCAAGCCAGTCCAGTATTAATGAGGCTTTAGCAGTGATGTTGCCACTTTTGATCGCAATTGATTTGGTTGGGCTGCGACGATTTCTCAAAAATGCCGATTGGCGAATACTGAAGTTAGTTTTATTGCCTGCTGCATTTGGAATGCTTTTGGGCTATCTCTTCTTTTCAGCTATTACCCCCAAAATTCTTTCTCTTTCGATTGGAATTTTTACTTTCCTCTTTTTGATCCAAAGTGTTGTGATGTCGCGCATTGATCTAAAAGAGGCGAAGTCATTTCCTTGGCTTGGCAGATTGATGGGGGGTGTATCCGGATTCACCTCTTTTGTTGCGCATTTAGGTGGACCCCCCATCACAATCTATATGCTAAGAGAGAAAGTCTCTCCCATCGTTTACTCTTCAACATTAGGTGTTTTTTTCACTGTAATGAATTTTGGGAAGCTAGTTCCTTATGCCTATCTTGATTTACTCAACTTCAATCAATTAAGTACTTCGATACTGTTTTTACCTTTAGTGCCGTCAGGCGTCTACCTAGGATTTTATTTGGCCAAAAAGATTTCGGCTAAGTGGTACTTCATCATCGTCCAATTTTTCTTATTAGTGTCTAGTATTAAATTAATTACTGATGGCTTACTCGCTTAA
- a CDS encoding 4a-hydroxytetrahydrobiopterin dehydratase has protein sequence MSKPNLLSKDFDFAKVLPEWQVHLNTQELERVFVFKDFKSAFGFMTLCADFAEELGHHPDWSNAWNKVSVKLSTHSMKALTELDVAMASAMDQFALQISA, from the coding sequence ATGTCTAAACCCAATCTACTTTCTAAAGATTTTGACTTTGCAAAAGTGTTGCCTGAGTGGCAGGTGCATCTCAATACTCAAGAGCTGGAGCGGGTGTTTGTATTTAAGGATTTTAAGAGCGCCTTTGGGTTCATGACGCTGTGTGCAGACTTCGCTGAGGAGTTAGGCCATCACCCAGACTGGTCAAATGCTTGGAATAAGGTATCAGTGAAATTGAGCACCCATTCAATGAAGGCTCTGACCGAGCTGGATGTCGCCATGGCGAGTGCCATGGATCAATTCGCCCTACAAATCTCAGCTTAG
- a CDS encoding lipocalin family protein codes for MTLFPHSRDSLLALLGLLLICFGSTQVMAQQGDQAVKTIATLDVPRYLGTWYEIAKFPNWFQKKCASNTKAVYGAKPDGTLRVLNSCKTAAGETSEAEGLARQIGSKDSPKLEVRFAPEWLSFLPLVWGDYWVIDIDSQYQLAAVSDPKREYLWVLSRTPQLDPKVYADLLQRLKQQQFDIQKLEITAQKTDGI; via the coding sequence ATGACCCTATTTCCTCACTCTCGCGATTCATTGCTTGCTCTATTGGGCTTGCTACTGATTTGCTTCGGATCCACGCAGGTCATGGCTCAGCAAGGCGATCAGGCAGTAAAGACCATAGCCACTTTAGATGTCCCTCGTTACCTCGGCACTTGGTACGAGATTGCCAAATTCCCGAACTGGTTTCAGAAAAAATGTGCATCTAATACCAAAGCTGTCTATGGCGCGAAGCCAGATGGCACTCTTCGGGTTCTCAATAGCTGCAAAACTGCCGCTGGTGAGACTTCGGAGGCAGAGGGTTTAGCTCGCCAAATTGGTAGCAAGGATTCACCTAAATTAGAGGTACGTTTCGCCCCTGAGTGGCTCTCTTTTTTGCCTTTGGTATGGGGTGACTATTGGGTGATTGATATAGATTCGCAATATCAATTAGCGGCTGTGAGCGATCCTAAAAGAGAATATCTTTGGGTGTTATCAAGGACCCCTCAGCTCGACCCCAAAGTCTATGCCGATTTATTGCAGCGCTTAAAGCAACAGCAATTCGATATTCAAAAGCTTGAAATCACTGCGCAGAAAACTGATGGCATTTGA
- a CDS encoding GNAT family N-acetyltransferase: protein MNMSIPFTNTSYKLGDRSYYQIRPIQANDRGRIIELFNHLSPESRYLRFAHAISKLPDDFLDDILHLDYKKEMALLAVMTSHAGTEEIIGIARYVTPPNQNACEFSLSVSDSHTTQGVGTHLMLDLIEYAKKNGLQEMIGYVLSKNSRMLHLVSDLGFETHSQDDDPDFKTVSLLL, encoded by the coding sequence ATGAACATGTCAATCCCATTTACCAATACGTCCTATAAGCTTGGCGATAGGAGTTATTACCAGATTCGTCCTATCCAAGCAAATGATCGAGGGCGAATCATTGAGCTATTCAATCATCTCTCACCTGAAAGTCGCTATCTCAGATTTGCCCATGCCATCTCGAAACTTCCAGATGACTTTCTCGATGATATTTTGCACTTGGACTATAAAAAAGAAATGGCATTACTTGCGGTAATGACGAGCCATGCCGGCACTGAGGAGATTATTGGAATTGCACGCTATGTGACACCGCCTAATCAAAATGCTTGTGAATTCTCCTTGAGTGTCAGCGATAGCCATACTACGCAGGGTGTTGGTACACATTTGATGCTGGATCTCATTGAATATGCAAAAAAGAACGGCTTACAAGAAATGATTGGATATGTCCTGAGCAAAAATTCTAGAATGCTGCATCTGGTCTCTGATCTGGGCTTTGAGACTCATAGCCAGGATGATGATCCTGACTTTAAAACCGTCAGTCTGCTACTGTGA
- the msrP gene encoding protein-methionine-sulfoxide reductase catalytic subunit MsrP gives MSINEQKRLSQEITPKAVFEGRRDLIKSAAAGAFGLALAPWFSREALASNTQKLIATPNPNFVLKDESTTYQYVTGYNNFYEFGTDKSDPAAYAHSLQTRPWTVTIEGLVKKPMTLDIDALLKLAPMEERIYRMRCVEGWSMVIPWDGYSLSKLLNQVQPLGSAKYVEFITLADRKQMPGLKSQIIEWPYREGLRLDEAMNPLTLLTFGLYGETLPNQNGAPVRIVAPWKYGFKSAKSIVKIRVTEEMPKTSWSQFDAREYGFYSNVNPSVDHPRWSQATERRIGDSKGAFAPKIKTQMFNGYGDQVASMYAGMDLKKFY, from the coding sequence ATGTCCATAAATGAGCAAAAGCGGCTTTCCCAGGAAATTACCCCTAAAGCAGTCTTTGAGGGACGTCGTGACTTAATTAAGAGTGCTGCGGCTGGAGCCTTTGGTCTAGCACTAGCACCTTGGTTTTCGCGTGAGGCTCTTGCTAGTAATACGCAAAAATTAATTGCTACGCCAAACCCAAACTTTGTTCTGAAAGATGAATCAACTACTTATCAATATGTCACTGGCTATAACAACTTCTATGAGTTTGGAACGGATAAATCAGATCCCGCTGCTTATGCCCATAGTTTGCAAACTCGGCCATGGACGGTGACGATTGAGGGTTTGGTTAAAAAGCCGATGACCTTGGATATAGATGCTTTACTCAAGCTTGCTCCGATGGAAGAGCGTATTTATCGTATGCGCTGCGTTGAGGGTTGGTCGATGGTCATTCCTTGGGATGGCTACTCATTGTCCAAATTACTAAATCAGGTGCAGCCTTTAGGTTCTGCAAAGTATGTTGAATTTATTACCTTGGCTGATCGCAAGCAAATGCCGGGTCTCAAGAGTCAGATTATCGAGTGGCCTTATCGCGAAGGTCTACGCTTGGATGAGGCAATGAACCCTCTGACACTGCTCACTTTCGGTCTTTATGGAGAGACGCTACCAAACCAAAATGGCGCACCAGTCAGAATCGTAGCGCCCTGGAAATATGGCTTTAAGAGCGCGAAGTCGATTGTAAAAATTCGTGTAACGGAAGAAATGCCCAAGACTAGCTGGAGTCAGTTTGATGCGCGTGAGTATGGATTTTATTCCAATGTAAATCCTTCGGTAGATCACCCTCGCTGGAGTCAAGCGACCGAGCGCCGGATCGGTGACTCTAAAGGTGCCTTTGCCCCTAAAATAAAAACCCAAATGTTTAATGGTTATGGCGATCAAGTGGCGAGTATGTATGCCGGGATGGATTTGAAGAAATTCTATTGA
- a CDS encoding LysR family transcriptional regulator, with translation MLYNYRHLYYFWVVAKEGSMSRAAERLNIAIQTISAQVHELEKSLGYLLFKPAGRGITLTESGFAALEIADQIFLLGERLPEAVREAASSRKIKITVGVSDGLSKLMTRKLLEPILKKNDVQLIAHDGEFEDLLADLALHRLDIILADRPAPANKNLHVYSEELVKSSIAWFGPKELLKQSKNPFPECLNELPILLPTAHSKVRHLIDQWFAENSINPNITGEFEDSALLNTFAASGLGVFPAGESIKKDLQETYHIEMIGKCEHVYEYFYAIRSEKKIQHPLVEAIIRR, from the coding sequence ATGCTCTATAACTACCGTCACCTTTACTACTTTTGGGTAGTAGCCAAAGAAGGCAGCATGTCTCGGGCCGCTGAACGTCTCAATATCGCGATTCAGACGATTAGCGCTCAAGTGCATGAATTAGAGAAATCACTCGGTTATCTCCTATTTAAGCCAGCTGGTCGCGGCATTACGCTTACGGAATCTGGATTTGCAGCCCTAGAAATTGCCGATCAGATTTTTCTCCTAGGTGAGCGACTGCCTGAAGCAGTGAGAGAGGCTGCCAGCTCCCGCAAAATCAAAATTACCGTTGGTGTCTCCGATGGCCTCTCTAAGCTCATGACTCGGAAACTACTAGAACCCATTCTGAAAAAGAATGATGTGCAGTTGATTGCACATGACGGTGAATTTGAAGATCTCCTTGCCGATCTAGCCCTGCATCGCTTAGACATAATTCTCGCTGATAGGCCTGCCCCTGCTAACAAAAATCTTCATGTCTACAGCGAAGAGTTAGTAAAGTCATCAATCGCGTGGTTTGGCCCCAAGGAACTACTCAAGCAATCTAAAAACCCATTTCCGGAATGTCTTAATGAATTACCTATCCTACTACCCACTGCCCACTCAAAGGTGAGACACTTGATAGATCAGTGGTTTGCTGAAAATAGCATCAACCCTAACATTACAGGGGAGTTTGAAGATAGCGCCCTACTAAATACCTTTGCAGCTAGCGGGCTCGGAGTCTTTCCAGCCGGGGAAAGTATCAAGAAAGATTTACAAGAAACCTATCATATTGAAATGATTGGCAAATGTGAGCATGTTTACGAATATTTCTATGCTATTCGCTCAGAAAAGAAAATTCAGCACCCACTCGTAGAAGCAATTATTAGGCGTTAA
- a CDS encoding sodium-dependent bicarbonate transport family permease: MANFLDPAILFFLFGAFAGAVKSNLEIPPPIARFLSLYLLMALGLKGGFALHKSGFTTEIVLSLGLAIFLAILIPIIGYQILRTKLNTFDAAAVAATYGSVSAVTFITATQYLDQLDISYGGHMAAAMALMESPAIILAIVLANKARAAHAKQTQSGLQQTGISKILHESFTDGAQLLLLGSMVVGLVSGDAGQKLMAPFSIDLFKGMLAFFLLDMGLMAARNMKGLYGKPPITLIYAIASPLSHALIALGLCKLIGLPLGNTILLMVLASSASYIAVPAVLRHALPEVNPALYMGMSLGITFPFNIILGIPLYAMIAKLIM, translated from the coding sequence ATGGCAAATTTCTTAGATCCCGCAATTCTCTTTTTTCTATTTGGCGCATTTGCTGGCGCTGTTAAGTCCAACCTAGAAATTCCGCCACCGATTGCACGATTTCTTTCGCTCTACCTCTTGATGGCATTAGGCCTCAAGGGAGGATTTGCCTTACATAAGTCAGGCTTTACAACAGAAATCGTCCTCTCACTAGGCCTCGCTATCTTTTTAGCCATCTTGATACCTATCATTGGCTACCAAATCCTCAGAACCAAACTCAATACTTTTGATGCGGCAGCTGTAGCCGCAACCTACGGCTCGGTCAGTGCGGTCACATTCATTACGGCTACCCAATACTTAGATCAACTCGACATCAGTTATGGTGGTCATATGGCAGCAGCAATGGCACTCATGGAGTCCCCGGCGATCATCCTGGCGATTGTTCTGGCAAACAAAGCAAGGGCTGCGCATGCAAAACAAACTCAATCAGGACTTCAACAAACAGGCATCTCAAAAATCCTGCATGAATCTTTCACTGATGGTGCGCAGCTTCTGCTGCTTGGCTCAATGGTAGTAGGCCTCGTGAGCGGAGATGCCGGTCAAAAACTCATGGCACCGTTTTCTATTGATCTTTTTAAGGGGATGCTCGCATTTTTTCTCTTGGATATGGGCTTAATGGCGGCACGAAATATGAAGGGCTTATATGGCAAACCCCCCATCACTCTGATCTACGCCATTGCCTCCCCGCTTTCACATGCCTTGATCGCACTGGGCTTGTGCAAGTTAATTGGCCTGCCACTTGGCAATACTATTTTGCTGATGGTACTTGCTTCAAGCGCCTCTTATATTGCCGTACCAGCAGTGTTGCGACATGCATTGCCGGAGGTGAATCCAGCCCTTTATATGGGCATGTCTTTAGGCATCACCTTCCCATTCAATATTATTTTGGGCATCCCTCTTTACGCCATGATTGCCAAGCTGATAATGTAA
- a CDS encoding SDR family NAD(P)-dependent oxidoreductase, whose translation MEHTVLVTGATAGFGEATARRFLAHGHQVIALGRRAERLEALKASLPVEQQKKLLTLAVDVCDSAMVDGLAATLPAQFAKVTVLVNNAGLALGLEPAHQALLTDWDRMIDTNIKGLVHMTRAFLPGMVERKCGHVINLGSVAANYPYPGGNVYGGTKAFVQQFSLNLRADLIGSPVRVTCVEPGLCSGTEFSNVRFKGDDSKAGKVYTGVKALSADDVAEAIYWSANLPSHMNINLVELMPVQQAFSGLNIHRGDL comes from the coding sequence ATGGAACATACAGTTTTAGTTACCGGTGCTACCGCTGGCTTTGGAGAGGCAACTGCGAGACGGTTTTTGGCGCATGGCCATCAAGTAATCGCCTTGGGCAGAAGAGCCGAGCGCCTGGAGGCTTTAAAAGCATCCTTGCCGGTAGAGCAGCAGAAAAAATTACTTACTTTAGCTGTCGATGTTTGCGATAGCGCAATGGTTGATGGACTCGCGGCCACACTACCAGCCCAGTTTGCCAAAGTGACAGTATTAGTTAATAACGCTGGATTGGCTTTGGGGCTTGAGCCAGCGCATCAAGCTTTACTCACGGATTGGGATCGGATGATTGATACCAATATCAAGGGGCTAGTGCACATGACGCGTGCCTTTTTACCGGGAATGGTAGAGCGTAAGTGTGGCCATGTAATTAATCTAGGCTCAGTGGCGGCAAATTATCCTTATCCGGGTGGCAACGTCTACGGAGGTACTAAAGCCTTTGTGCAGCAATTTAGCTTAAATCTCAGGGCAGATTTAATTGGTTCGCCAGTACGCGTTACTTGCGTTGAGCCGGGACTGTGCTCTGGAACTGAGTTTTCCAATGTGCGCTTTAAGGGTGATGATAGTAAAGCCGGCAAGGTCTACACCGGCGTGAAAGCATTGAGTGCGGATGATGTGGCAGAAGCTATTTATTGGTCTGCCAACTTACCAAGTCATATGAATATTAATTTAGTCGAGCTGATGCCAGTACAGCAGGCGTTCAGTGGTCTTAATATTCATCGGGGCGATTTGTAA
- a CDS encoding DUF2889 domain-containing protein has protein sequence MLSTPAPRNPLHTREITFQGYAREDSLWDIEAHLRDFKFQPFTTGGKTWEPGQAFHDMWVRITVNTELVIQAIEVAMDSHPHPECPQVIPPMDALIGTRIGKGWRKAINEHLGGIKGCTHLRELLSNIATAAFQSIPGALFDPDDNKPPLYLGTCKSWDFDGPVVMRVYPQFYKWKPTI, from the coding sequence ATGCTCTCAACTCCAGCCCCCAGAAATCCTCTCCACACTCGTGAAATTACTTTTCAGGGCTACGCTAGAGAAGATAGCCTGTGGGACATTGAGGCGCATTTGCGAGATTTTAAATTTCAGCCATTTACCACTGGCGGAAAAACCTGGGAGCCAGGCCAAGCTTTTCACGATATGTGGGTTCGCATTACCGTCAATACTGAATTAGTGATTCAAGCAATTGAAGTGGCTATGGATAGCCACCCCCACCCAGAATGCCCACAAGTGATACCGCCGATGGATGCACTGATTGGTACCCGTATTGGCAAGGGCTGGCGCAAAGCTATTAATGAACACCTTGGAGGCATTAAGGGTTGTACTCATTTACGAGAACTTCTGAGCAACATTGCTACCGCTGCGTTTCAGTCTATTCCAGGGGCACTATTTGACCCGGATGACAACAAGCCACCGCTCTATTTGGGAACCTGTAAATCTTGGGATTTCGATGGACCAGTAGTGATGCGCGTCTACCCCCAGTTTTACAAATGGAAACCTACAATTTAG
- the msrQ gene encoding protein-methionine-sulfoxide reductase heme-binding subunit MsrQ: protein MKLLIFLLALLPLDRLIWLGFTDGLGANPIEFITRSTGTWALVFLCLSLSMTPLRLLTNSTTWIRYRRMLGLFSFFYASLHFVIWLWLDQAFDLIEMFKDVVKRPFITMGFISLVLLLPLALTSTHWAQRKLGRRWAHLHRLIYLIACTAILHYWWHKAGKNDFDTVTIYAVVLLLLLCCRIPYIRKLLGKRFTI from the coding sequence ATGAAGTTACTGATTTTCCTGTTAGCGCTACTCCCGCTAGATCGTTTGATTTGGTTGGGGTTTACTGATGGCTTGGGCGCGAATCCGATTGAGTTCATTACGCGCTCTACGGGAACGTGGGCGCTAGTCTTCTTGTGTTTGTCGCTGTCGATGACACCATTACGCCTACTCACGAATTCAACGACGTGGATTCGGTATCGCAGAATGTTGGGCCTATTTAGTTTCTTTTACGCATCACTCCATTTTGTAATTTGGCTTTGGCTAGATCAGGCTTTTGATCTCATAGAGATGTTCAAAGACGTAGTCAAGCGGCCCTTTATTACGATGGGCTTTATTAGCCTGGTTTTGCTATTACCACTAGCACTGACCTCTACCCATTGGGCTCAAAGAAAACTGGGTCGTCGCTGGGCACACTTACATCGACTCATTTATCTGATTGCCTGCACTGCAATCCTCCACTATTGGTGGCACAAGGCAGGCAAGAATGATTTTGATACCGTCACAATCTATGCAGTGGTTTTGCTATTGCTCTTATGTTGTAGGATTCCTTATATTCGCAAGCTTTTGGGCAAGCGATTTACCATTTAA
- a CDS encoding peptidylprolyl isomerase gives MKSLSISYLASLVIALGLSTTAYSQSTLPVNAAASVNGTIISNDVVEQGIQAALAQGQKDSPELRNAVLGKMIEISLLSQQAEKDGLANSDRANSQLALIRQNYLADLELSTYMAKNPVSDADVQAEYNREIASLGPQGMIVEYKVSDIAVATEADAQAALARIKKGESFNKVAKSVSLAPNKVQGGAIGWVQVGQTLPQIASVLTALSKGQVSPAPIQMPQGWYLIKLEDKKSSKPPTYEQAKAAIRNAMMQKKQFEFLSQLRQGANIVVR, from the coding sequence ATGAAATCCCTTTCCATTTCTTACCTTGCAAGCCTAGTGATAGCTTTAGGCCTTTCAACGACCGCATATTCCCAGAGCACTTTACCCGTGAATGCTGCTGCTTCCGTTAATGGGACGATCATCAGCAATGATGTTGTTGAGCAAGGTATTCAGGCTGCCTTAGCGCAAGGTCAAAAAGATTCTCCGGAACTTCGTAATGCAGTCTTAGGAAAAATGATTGAAATCTCACTCCTATCTCAGCAGGCTGAGAAGGATGGGCTTGCTAATTCTGACAGGGCGAATAGTCAGCTAGCCTTGATTCGGCAAAATTATTTAGCGGACTTAGAGTTGTCTACTTATATGGCTAAAAATCCAGTGAGTGATGCTGATGTGCAAGCGGAATATAACCGTGAGATCGCTTCCTTAGGCCCACAAGGGATGATTGTGGAATACAAGGTAAGTGACATTGCAGTTGCTACTGAGGCTGATGCACAAGCTGCCCTAGCTAGAATAAAGAAAGGCGAGTCTTTTAATAAAGTGGCTAAGAGTGTTTCACTTGCGCCCAATAAGGTTCAAGGTGGGGCTATAGGCTGGGTGCAGGTAGGGCAAACTTTGCCACAGATTGCTAGCGTTCTTACAGCCTTATCAAAAGGCCAGGTTTCTCCTGCTCCGATTCAGATGCCGCAGGGGTGGTATTTAATTAAGTTGGAAGACAAAAAATCTAGCAAGCCCCCAACTTATGAACAAGCTAAAGCAGCTATTCGTAATGCCATGATGCAGAAAAAACAGTTTGAGTTTCTCTCCCAATTGCGTCAGGGTGCGAATATCGTCGTACGCTAA